Proteins from a genomic interval of Clostridium scatologenes:
- a CDS encoding YwqG family protein codes for MKNSIIELPESLEKYRDKIEKTIKPYVKIKLKEQETKPWESKLGGNPYLEIGMEYPKASNGECLRLLAQINFEEVPKIKSFPQKGILQFFILPDDVYGLNFDDPCMQDTFKVIYIPDVEKNEENLIKDFSFLGDLEEDWYMPFSSEGKMNFSLEYMPIPWGEYRFNNVYKDISLTDEEDDEYMENLNIDGCKIGGYATFTQDDPRDEEELNSFDTLLLQLDYEKECDLMFGDAGIANFFINEEDLKKLDFSKVLYNWDCC; via the coding sequence ATGAAAAATTCAATTATAGAATTACCAGAAAGCTTAGAAAAATATAGGGATAAAATAGAAAAAACTATAAAACCATATGTAAAAATAAAATTGAAAGAACAAGAAACCAAACCTTGGGAAAGTAAATTAGGAGGAAATCCTTATTTAGAAATTGGCATGGAATATCCTAAAGCATCTAATGGAGAATGTTTAAGATTATTAGCTCAAATTAATTTTGAAGAAGTTCCTAAAATAAAATCTTTTCCACAAAAAGGTATATTACAGTTTTTTATATTGCCAGATGATGTATATGGGCTCAATTTTGATGATCCATGCATGCAGGATACATTTAAGGTAATATACATACCTGATGTTGAAAAAAATGAGGAAAACTTAATAAAAGATTTTTCATTTTTAGGCGACCTAGAAGAGGATTGGTACATGCCTTTTAGTAGCGAAGGTAAAATGAACTTTTCATTAGAATATATGCCTATACCTTGGGGGGAATATAGATTTAATAATGTGTACAAGGATATAAGCTTAACAGATGAAGAAGATGATGAATATATGGAAAATTTAAATATTGATGGATGTAAAATAGGAGGATATGCTACTTTTACTCAAGATGATCCAAGAGATGAAGAAGAACTAAATAGTTTTGATACTTTACTTCTTCAGCTTGATTATGAAAAAGAATGTGATTTGATGTTTGGAGATGCAGGTATTGCAAATTTTTTTATAAATGAGGAAGATTTAAAGAAGCTGGATTTTAGTAAAGTTTTGTACAATTGGGATTGTTGCTAA
- a CDS encoding ankyrin repeat domain-containing protein yields the protein MNLNKEEIEKCNDSSELGDMLRGAAEKGELDLVKLIIRKDMVDINYNGADKVFVCKPTPLQCAVIGGNLDIVKFLLQNGADVSITDKWGYRPFNEAVEASNDRWCYRAYNESAGKDDKEILKLIKSCEPKEWHQREWCIERLKKLGLPNDAIEFLGSENRRIDLQESEWTNYVEFYALDEVRTFKWKDMTFVDLVYDIDDYGNIGVISWIPEHKSFACLDMEHGMFGFIKEMTWNEFMKNPTKFIDGSLSWEFFDLDCEE from the coding sequence ATGAATTTAAATAAGGAAGAAATAGAAAAATGTAATGACTCTAGTGAACTTGGAGATATGCTTAGAGGGGCAGCAGAAAAAGGAGAACTAGATTTAGTTAAGTTAATTATAAGGAAAGACATGGTAGATATAAATTATAATGGTGCTGATAAAGTATTTGTATGTAAACCTACTCCTCTTCAATGTGCTGTAATAGGAGGAAATTTAGATATTGTTAAATTTTTACTACAAAATGGTGCAGATGTATCAATAACAGACAAATGGGGATATAGACCTTTTAATGAAGCGGTGGAAGCAAGTAATGATAGGTGGTGTTATAGAGCTTATAATGAATCAGCAGGAAAAGATGATAAGGAAATACTTAAGCTTATCAAAAGCTGTGAACCTAAAGAATGGCATCAGCGTGAATGGTGTATTGAAAGATTAAAAAAATTAGGATTACCAAATGATGCTATTGAATTTCTAGGTTCTGAAAATAGAAGGATAGATTTGCAGGAATCTGAATGGACAAACTATGTTGAATTTTATGCACTTGATGAGGTAAGAACATTTAAGTGGAAGGACATGACTTTTGTTGATTTGGTATATGATATAGATGATTATGGAAATATAGGAGTAATATCCTGGATTCCAGAACATAAAAGCTTTGCATGTTTAGACATGGAACATGGAATGTTTGGTTTTATTAAAGAAATGACCTGGAATGAATTTATGAAAAATCCTACTAAGTTTATTGATGGATCTTTATCTTGGGAATTTTTTGACTTAGATTGTGAAGAGTAG
- a CDS encoding alpha/beta fold hydrolase, with product MKEYIVDNMKNKMRYHDLPGEDTPILFIHGLGCAGSFDYPEVAAQTDLINHRRILIDLLGSGFSDKPDNYLYTVKEHANYLYNFVQDLKLSKFIIFGHSLGGAVALELANKCKDNIETIILSEANLDKSNKGSSTYEFGTYQEEDFVNGIFDEVVNENSSENSMWAATLSVWSSTAASRISKSAVEGAEPSWREILYSLKCKRTFIFGEKSLPDDDQTEFKKHMINIEIVKSAGHSMAWENPKGLAEAIKKGILYARQL from the coding sequence ATGAAAGAATACATAGTAGATAACATGAAAAATAAGATGAGATATCATGATTTACCTGGTGAAGATACACCTATATTATTTATTCATGGGTTAGGTTGTGCTGGATCATTTGATTATCCTGAAGTAGCAGCACAAACTGATTTAATAAATCACAGACGAATATTAATAGATTTGCTTGGCAGTGGATTTAGTGATAAACCAGATAATTATTTATACACTGTAAAAGAGCATGCAAATTATTTGTATAATTTCGTGCAGGATTTAAAGCTCTCTAAGTTTATTATTTTCGGTCATAGTTTAGGTGGTGCTGTTGCACTTGAACTTGCTAATAAATGTAAAGATAATATCGAGACAATTATTCTTAGTGAAGCTAACTTAGATAAAAGTAATAAGGGTTCATCAACTTATGAATTTGGAACTTATCAGGAAGAAGATTTTGTAAATGGAATATTTGATGAAGTTGTCAATGAAAATTCAAGTGAAAATTCCATGTGGGCAGCAACATTATCAGTTTGGTCTTCTACAGCAGCTAGTAGAATTTCAAAGTCAGCAGTTGAGGGGGCAGAGCCATCATGGCGCGAGATATTATATTCATTGAAATGTAAAAGGACATTCATTTTTGGTGAAAAATCTTTACCAGACGATGACCAAACTGAATTTAAGAAACACATGATAAATATTGAAATTGTAAAATCAGCGGGACATTCTATGGCTTGGGAAAATCCAAAGGGATTAGCAGAAGCAATTAAGAAAGGCATTCTTTATGCACGACAATTATAA
- a CDS encoding DUF2262 domain-containing protein: MSKKNSEIKSFENRFSDEISEVAAVTASLGVGAGKAGGEELWEASIDIIAWKDLNSSESLVKKEVRLAWLTDDEGLKEWQKTIKKSSIIKIKLRKGEKSFMLLELIDADYKDEELQNILLEDLKPVFYEDEILGKFKLDKGIKLFETDITWAGEEGRLYFDLDEEETMEASLKTAYELFKNQKHWSDKIKEYAASELLDLANDWIDEEDDIDDFTEEMFIESIELDTISVYPKGEFEIFFFDGDLFAGHCIIVSGNINGNLDSAEIAG; the protein is encoded by the coding sequence ATGAGTAAAAAAAACAGCGAAATAAAAAGCTTTGAAAATAGATTTTCAGATGAGATATCTGAGGTGGCTGCTGTAACAGCTTCTTTAGGAGTTGGTGCAGGCAAGGCGGGAGGAGAAGAGTTATGGGAAGCTTCCATAGATATTATTGCTTGGAAAGATTTAAATAGCAGTGAATCATTAGTAAAAAAAGAAGTAAGACTAGCCTGGCTTACTGATGATGAAGGTTTAAAGGAATGGCAAAAGACTATTAAAAAAAGCTCTATAATTAAAATTAAGCTTAGAAAAGGAGAAAAATCCTTTATGTTGCTAGAGCTTATAGATGCAGATTACAAGGATGAAGAACTTCAAAACATATTGCTAGAAGATCTAAAACCAGTATTTTATGAAGATGAGATTCTTGGAAAATTTAAATTAGATAAGGGCATTAAGCTTTTCGAAACTGACATCACCTGGGCAGGAGAAGAAGGACGGTTATATTTTGATCTAGATGAGGAAGAAACAATGGAAGCTTCTTTGAAAACTGCATATGAGCTCTTTAAAAATCAAAAACACTGGAGTGATAAAATTAAAGAATATGCTGCAAGTGAGCTTTTAGATCTTGCAAATGATTGGATTGACGAAGAAGATGATATTGACGATTTTACAGAAGAAATGTTTATTGAATCCATAGAGCTAGATACCATAAGCGTTTATCCTAAAGGTGAGTTTGAGATTTTCTTCTTTGATGGAGACTTATTTGCAGGACACTGCATCATAGTAAGTGGAAATATAAATGGAAATTTAGATTCAGCAGAAATTGCGGGATAA
- a CDS encoding endonuclease V, with product MKGVIAACFDVYYYENYAKASCVVFQKDEEERIIAEYNMLIYEINEYIPGQFYKRELPCILKLLEKVKENLDFIIVDSFVWLNDSKKGLGGYLYEALNCKTPVIGVAKTFFKDSTNYLKVYRGNSNKPLYVSAADLDLNYAAQFIKELNGEYRMPQVLKRVDQLSREV from the coding sequence ATGAAAGGTGTAATTGCAGCATGTTTTGATGTTTATTATTATGAAAATTATGCAAAAGCTAGTTGTGTTGTTTTTCAAAAAGATGAAGAGGAACGTATTATAGCTGAGTATAATATGCTAATTTATGAGATAAATGAGTATATTCCAGGACAATTTTATAAAAGAGAACTGCCATGTATATTAAAACTTTTGGAGAAGGTAAAAGAAAATTTAGATTTTATTATTGTTGATAGTTTTGTGTGGCTTAATGATAGTAAAAAAGGATTAGGTGGATATTTATATGAAGCTTTAAATTGTAAAACGCCTGTTATTGGAGTAGCAAAAACATTTTTTAAGGATAGCACAAATTATTTAAAAGTATATCGTGGAAATAGTAATAAACCTTTGTATGTTAGTGCGGCTGACTTAGATTTAAATTATGCTGCTCAATTTATAAAAGAACTAAATGGTGAGTATAGAATGCCGCAAGTATTAAAACGAGTTGATCAATTATCTAGGGAAGTGTAA
- a CDS encoding alpha/beta hydrolase — protein MKKSIKTVSIILFIIAIFLGIRSLVKTGIGKLDTYLSISLRLNKMLNPNSIDNNSIKKLRESLNYQSTIWSKKTIPFSNIKNITISENSKRIPVRIYTPNNNNKLPIVIYSHGGFWIGGNLDTHDTVCRKLSQNSKAIVISVDYHLAPENPFPIAVNDVYTVFNWAYKNAKNINGDKNNIAVAGDSAGGNLSTVVSLMARDKNGPSITCQVLIYPSTNIFQLNSNSWSQFSNAINLSINDMEKYISLYIPKKEDRKNPYASPLLSKDLRKLPDTLIITAEADPLKDEGETYGNKLKEAGINVTITEYKGVPHGFITMDKITSKADAAINQISLYLQSQFKITKS, from the coding sequence ATGAAAAAAAGTATTAAAACAGTATCAATTATTTTATTTATCATAGCAATCTTTTTAGGTATTAGAAGCTTAGTTAAAACAGGTATTGGTAAACTTGATACATATCTTTCAATAAGTTTAAGATTAAACAAAATGCTTAATCCTAACTCAATTGATAACAACTCTATAAAAAAACTTAGGGAAAGTTTAAATTATCAATCTACTATATGGTCAAAAAAAACTATACCATTTTCTAATATTAAGAATATTACTATTTCAGAAAACTCTAAAAGAATACCAGTACGTATATATACACCTAATAACAACAATAAACTTCCAATAGTTATTTATTCACATGGTGGCTTTTGGATTGGAGGAAATCTTGATACTCATGATACTGTTTGCAGAAAGCTTTCTCAAAATTCCAAAGCAATAGTAATATCTGTAGACTATCATCTTGCTCCAGAAAATCCTTTTCCTATTGCAGTGAACGATGTATACACCGTATTCAATTGGGCTTATAAAAATGCGAAAAATATAAATGGTGATAAAAATAATATAGCTGTTGCAGGAGATAGTGCAGGTGGAAATCTTTCTACTGTAGTTTCTTTAATGGCAAGAGATAAAAACGGTCCTTCTATAACTTGTCAAGTGTTAATATATCCATCCACAAACATATTTCAACTAAATAGTAATTCTTGGTCACAATTTTCTAATGCTATCAATCTTTCAATAAATGATATGGAAAAGTATATATCCCTCTATATTCCTAAAAAAGAAGATAGAAAAAATCCTTATGCTTCTCCTCTTTTATCTAAAGACTTAAGAAAATTACCTGATACTCTTATAATAACAGCAGAAGCTGATCCATTAAAAGATGAAGGTGAAACTTATGGAAACAAATTAAAAGAAGCAGGAATTAATGTTACCATTACTGAATATAAGGGCGTTCCCCATGGATTTATTACAATGGATAAAATTACAAGCAAAGCAGATGCAGCAATAAATCAGATTTCATTATACCTACAAAGTCAATTCAAAATTACCAAGTCATAA
- a CDS encoding manganese catalase family protein: MFKHEKQLLKDVKVERANPQYAVLMQEQLGGGNGELKAAMQYISQSFRIKDPAIKDLFLDIGSEELSHMEMVAQTINLLNGHAVDFNTVTSGEIETHVLGGLSPVLTNSSGEPWTANYVTVTGDLVADLLSNIASEQRAKVVYEYLHRQINDKYVRETINFLLEREEAHNALFREALNNVKDTGSNKNFGVTEDSKLYFDLSTPGRFYENPNPTEPSFANPRKESELAGKH; the protein is encoded by the coding sequence ATGTTTAAACATGAAAAGCAATTGCTTAAGGATGTTAAGGTGGAAAGAGCAAACCCTCAATATGCAGTATTAATGCAAGAACAACTTGGTGGTGGTAATGGAGAACTTAAAGCTGCCATGCAATATATATCTCAGAGTTTTAGAATAAAAGATCCTGCAATTAAAGATTTATTTTTAGATATAGGTTCAGAAGAATTGAGCCATATGGAAATGGTAGCACAAACTATCAATTTATTAAATGGTCATGCAGTGGATTTTAATACTGTAACTAGCGGAGAAATTGAAACACATGTCCTTGGAGGATTATCACCAGTGCTAACTAATTCTTCTGGAGAACCATGGACAGCGAACTATGTAACAGTAACGGGTGATTTGGTAGCAGATTTACTTTCTAATATTGCCTCAGAACAAAGAGCAAAAGTTGTATATGAATATCTTCATCGTCAAATTAATGATAAATATGTTAGAGAAACTATAAACTTTCTATTAGAGAGAGAAGAAGCACATAATGCATTATTTAGAGAAGCTCTTAATAATGTTAAAGATACTGGATCAAATAAGAATTTTGGAGTTACAGAGGATTCAAAATTATATTTCGATTTATCAACACCAGGAAGATTCTATGAAAATCCTAATCCTACAGAGCCAAGCTTTGCAAATCCTAGAAAAGAATCTGAATTGGCAGGAAAGCATTAA
- a CDS encoding DUF2935 domain-containing protein — translation MYCYTHVNQFTCVFNELQLWTHISEDHPNFFKRVAKLSGINLPRTVIDNLTSIHMMFSKLHNNVMYLKRIVNSNPALYARNIGNVRRLIDEFILHDRHALSFYPQLLRYGRGNAAWQELVKHIIDEQNFMLELFTNLRQQIR, via the coding sequence ATGTATTGTTATACTCATGTAAATCAATTTACTTGTGTTTTTAACGAACTTCAATTATGGACACATATTTCAGAGGACCATCCAAACTTTTTTAAAAGAGTAGCTAAACTTTCTGGTATTAATCTTCCAAGGACTGTAATAGATAACCTTACCAGCATTCACATGATGTTTTCAAAACTTCATAATAATGTAATGTACTTAAAAAGAATTGTAAATTCTAATCCTGCTCTGTACGCTAGAAATATTGGTAATGTAAGAAGATTAATTGATGAATTTATACTTCATGACAGGCATGCTTTGTCATTTTACCCTCAATTGCTAAGATATGGTCGAGGAAACGCTGCTTGGCAGGAATTAGTTAAACATATCATTGATGAACAAAATTTTATGCTTGAGCTATTTACAAACTTAAGGCAGCAAATAAGATAG
- a CDS encoding DUF2238 domain-containing protein: protein MNKMKKDNKPKKLHLILLILFVLCSIISAIGPKSYSTWFFEFLPAFIGVITLIFTYNRFKFTDFVYELILIVTIVMLIGAHYKYSDVPIFNSIKQAYNLKRNYYDRFGHFMQGFIPAFIIRELLIRKIKLKKGIVLSIIVVCICLAISGFYEILEGAACIVYKRAPEDLLEYQGDKLDTQWDMFCALIGSILMVTMFHKIHDRNINNLESHKR, encoded by the coding sequence ATGAACAAAATGAAAAAAGATAATAAACCTAAAAAGCTTCATTTAATTTTGTTAATATTATTTGTTTTATGTTCTATTATATCAGCTATTGGTCCTAAGAGTTATTCTACATGGTTTTTTGAATTTTTACCCGCATTCATAGGCGTTATAACGCTTATATTTACTTATAACAGATTTAAGTTTACGGATTTTGTCTATGAGCTCATTTTAATTGTAACGATAGTAATGTTGATTGGAGCACACTATAAATATAGCGATGTACCTATATTTAATTCAATAAAGCAAGCATATAATTTAAAAAGGAACTATTACGATAGATTTGGACATTTTATGCAAGGGTTTATACCAGCTTTTATTATTAGGGAATTATTAATAAGAAAGATAAAATTAAAAAAAGGAATAGTACTATCTATAATTGTTGTTTGTATTTGTTTAGCAATAAGTGGTTTCTATGAAATATTAGAAGGTGCAGCATGTATTGTATATAAAAGAGCTCCAGAGGATTTATTGGAATATCAAGGAGATAAATTGGATACTCAATGGGATATGTTTTGTGCACTAATAGGATCTATTTTAATGGTAACTATGTTTCATAAAATTCATGATAGAAATATAAATAATTTAGAAAGTCACAAAAGATAG
- a CDS encoding MerR family transcriptional regulator, with amino-acid sequence MYTIGQFSKIGKVSTKMLRHYDKIGLIKPSFVNPENQYRYYERCQVKDILKINKLKIYKFSLDEIKQIIEDKSNETLKKLLQKQIFYITNEINQNNNILFELKSCVKDLKKGDDIMTSKRSFKILIDNLDDKLILSLRDRISMDNIASLIGKVFENIYRNNLRVCGNIMTIYYDEDFDESNADIEVCIPVDKKFETDSMKTRILKGGLHVHTIFIGAYSEIGEAYAELTDWIEKNNYEIIGAPYDKYIKGPDSKCSPNEFVTEVYFPIKQR; translated from the coding sequence ATGTATACTATAGGACAATTTTCGAAAATTGGAAAGGTTTCAACAAAAATGCTAAGGCATTACGATAAAATTGGATTGATAAAACCTAGCTTTGTAAATCCTGAAAATCAATATAGATATTATGAAAGATGCCAGGTTAAAGATATTCTAAAGATAAATAAACTTAAAATATACAAATTTTCCCTAGATGAAATAAAACAAATTATTGAAGATAAAAGTAATGAAACTTTAAAAAAATTACTTCAAAAACAAATATTTTATATTACAAATGAAATAAATCAAAATAATAATATTTTATTTGAATTGAAAAGTTGTGTAAAAGATTTGAAGAAAGGTGATGATATAATGACTTCTAAAAGAAGTTTTAAAATTTTAATTGATAACTTAGATGACAAATTAATTCTAAGTTTAAGAGATAGAATTTCAATGGATAATATAGCAAGCTTAATTGGAAAGGTTTTTGAAAATATATACCGAAATAACCTAAGAGTTTGTGGAAATATAATGACTATTTATTATGATGAAGATTTTGATGAAAGTAATGCAGATATAGAAGTTTGCATACCTGTAGATAAAAAATTTGAAACAGATTCCATGAAAACAAGGATTTTAAAAGGAGGCTTACATGTGCATACTATCTTTATAGGTGCATACAGCGAAATTGGAGAAGCCTATGCAGAACTTACTGACTGGATTGAAAAAAATAATTATGAAATAATTGGTGCTCCATATGATAAATATATTAAAGGTCCAGATTCCAAATGTAGTCCTAATGAATTTGTAACTGAAGTATATTTTCCAATTAAACAACGATAA
- a CDS encoding alpha/beta-type small acid-soluble spore protein, whose product MSNKPLVPEAQSKLDKLKMETANELGVDLNKNYVADLKTKEIGAMAGPTGGNMVKKMVEAYENKLK is encoded by the coding sequence ATGTCAAATAAGCCTTTAGTTCCAGAGGCACAAAGTAAGCTTGATAAATTAAAAATGGAAACTGCAAATGAATTAGGTGTTGATTTAAATAAAAATTATGTAGCAGATTTGAAAACTAAAGAAATTGGTGCTATGGCTGGACCTACAGGAGGAAATATGGTGAAAAAAATGGTTGAAGCTTATGAAAATAAATTGAAATAG
- a CDS encoding HAMP domain-containing methyl-accepting chemotaxis protein: MKWYYNMKISSKLILGFIIVAILAGFIGVIGIFSLQSTQKTSQYIMTNYGNSQGKLVFIVESFQQSRAAVRDLIIETDPNNYKTYQDIISNNDATILKNLAELKKTVQNQTELENYNKLEKSINDYKSVRDRIVELAIQNKKAEAYELLKKPGGQIANIASTSIDENIKLNLTTGAELSSKAQNSANKTMLMLIIIAVIAVVASILLGYYISNIISKPIKKLLESADSISEGNLNISIDIHSKDEVGNLAQAFEKMVIAINSLVTDTNELVDAAVEGKLDVRADAAKHSGDYKKIVEGINKTLDEVTRPIKESAEVLKEMANGNLNLHVKGDYKGEHAKIKNALNDTIDSLYSYITEISEVLEEMSNSNLQLSINNEYKGDFIRIKDALNLIIESYNEVFTEINRAADQVSGGSNQVSDGSQALSQGATEQASAIEELSVSITEVATQTKENATNATQASELANGVKDGAVLGNSHMKDMLKSMEEINEASSNISKIIKVIDDIAFQTNILALNAAVEAARAGQHGKGFAVVAEEVRNLAARSASAAKQTTDLIEGSIKKVEVGTKIANSTAKSLDEIVVRVSKASTLVGEIAAASNEQATAISQINKGIEQVSSVVQTNSATAEESAAASEELSSQALVLKNMIGKFKLKGGSLLANNNIFTSNHENRKQFKNNSSNYNEAAVSKSKPRISLSDAEFGKY, from the coding sequence ATGAAATGGTATTATAACATGAAAATTAGTTCAAAGCTAATATTAGGATTTATTATAGTTGCAATATTAGCAGGTTTTATAGGAGTAATTGGTATTTTTAGCCTTCAATCAACTCAAAAAACCTCTCAGTATATAATGACCAATTATGGCAATTCTCAAGGAAAGCTGGTATTTATAGTTGAATCATTTCAACAATCTAGAGCGGCTGTAAGGGATTTAATAATAGAAACTGATCCCAATAATTATAAAACCTATCAAGATATAATATCCAATAATGATGCAACAATATTGAAAAATTTAGCCGAGTTAAAAAAAACTGTGCAAAATCAAACAGAGCTTGAAAACTACAATAAATTAGAAAAGTCTATAAATGATTACAAATCTGTTAGAGATCGGATTGTAGAACTAGCCATTCAAAATAAAAAAGCAGAAGCATATGAACTTTTAAAAAAGCCAGGAGGTCAAATTGCAAATATAGCTTCAACTAGTATTGATGAAAATATAAAACTTAATTTGACTACTGGAGCAGAATTAAGCAGTAAAGCTCAAAATTCAGCTAATAAAACCATGTTAATGCTTATTATTATAGCAGTAATTGCAGTAGTTGCATCAATATTACTTGGATATTATATATCAAATATAATAAGTAAACCTATTAAAAAATTACTTGAATCAGCAGATAGCATTTCTGAAGGTAATTTAAATATTAGCATAGATATACATAGTAAAGATGAAGTTGGAAATTTAGCACAAGCATTTGAAAAAATGGTTATAGCCATAAACTCATTAGTAACTGATACTAATGAGTTGGTAGATGCAGCAGTTGAAGGAAAGCTGGATGTAAGAGCAGATGCAGCTAAACATAGTGGAGATTATAAAAAGATAGTTGAAGGAATAAATAAAACATTAGATGAAGTAACAAGGCCTATAAAGGAGTCAGCAGAAGTATTAAAGGAAATGGCAAATGGCAATTTAAATTTACATGTTAAAGGAGATTATAAAGGAGAACATGCTAAAATTAAAAATGCATTAAATGATACTATAGATTCATTATATTCTTATATAACTGAAATTTCAGAGGTCCTAGAAGAAATGTCTAATTCAAATCTTCAATTATCAATCAATAATGAATATAAAGGAGATTTTATCAGAATTAAAGATGCATTAAATCTTATAATTGAATCTTATAATGAAGTATTTACAGAAATAAATCGAGCTGCAGATCAAGTTTCTGGAGGTTCAAATCAGGTTTCAGATGGTAGTCAAGCTCTTTCACAAGGTGCTACAGAACAGGCAAGCGCAATAGAAGAACTAAGTGTTTCTATTACAGAAGTAGCAACTCAAACTAAGGAAAATGCAACTAATGCTACTCAGGCTAGTGAACTTGCAAATGGTGTTAAAGATGGAGCTGTACTAGGAAATTCTCATATGAAGGATATGCTTAAATCCATGGAAGAAATTAATGAAGCATCTTCTAATATTTCTAAAATAATTAAGGTTATTGATGATATTGCATTTCAAACTAATATACTAGCTTTAAATGCAGCAGTTGAAGCAGCAAGAGCAGGACAACATGGTAAAGGTTTTGCAGTAGTAGCAGAAGAAGTGAGGAATCTTGCAGCAAGAAGTGCTAGTGCAGCTAAGCAAACTACAGATTTAATTGAAGGGTCTATTAAAAAAGTAGAAGTTGGAACAAAGATTGCCAATAGCACTGCTAAATCTCTTGATGAGATTGTGGTAAGAGTATCTAAAGCATCAACTTTAGTTGGAGAAATAGCAGCAGCTTCAAATGAGCAAGCAACAGCAATATCTCAAATAAATAAAGGCATAGAGCAAGTTTCAAGTGTTGTACAAACTAATTCAGCAACTGCAGAAGAAAGTGCAGCAGCTAGTGAAGAGCTTTCAAGTCAAGCATTGGTGCTAAAGAATATGATAGGAAAGTTTAAATTAAAAGGAGGTAGTTTATTAGCGAATAATAATATATTCACATCAAATCATGAAAATAGGAAACAATTTAAAAATAATTCTTCAAATTATAATGAGGCAGCTGTATCTAAAAGTAAGCCTAGAATATCTTTAAGTGATGCAGAGTTTGGAAAGTACTAA